A portion of the Shewanella sp. SNU WT4 genome contains these proteins:
- a CDS encoding pyocin activator PrtN family protein: MMTVPFANSSIASLISVKFNHAPLISVVDIAVEYLGLTPSTAKRKARNNELPFPVFRLSDSQKAPWLVTFEHFVEYVERVASMSHNDWICMQC, encoded by the coding sequence ATGATGACCGTACCTTTTGCAAACTCAAGTATTGCCTCTTTAATATCTGTGAAATTTAATCATGCTCCGCTAATTTCTGTTGTAGATATTGCCGTTGAGTATCTGGGGCTTACGCCTAGTACGGCAAAGCGTAAGGCTCGTAATAACGAATTGCCATTTCCCGTTTTTCGTCTTTCTGACTCGCAAAAAGCACCATGGCTTGTAACATTTGAGCACTTTGTGGAGTATGTTGAGCGTGTAGCGTCTATGTCTCATAATGATTGGATATGCATGCAGTGCTAA
- a CDS encoding restriction endonuclease, SacI family — MSVAVNSSQANIVLRSAITDVTQNSWVPNSLQSKQIEDVILGTHLTYRYILTTGLIAKATNESCNAVTLQAGSSLQGAYDARSICHGVLVPIERELLGGRLGESNEPFLNKPARYPELSTSNAVRRGNDARLLETTISVLSSLTSSEHAYQCLKDCVYYIFQRKSRNLSDYLTSNDSSLQQTSLIRFADELLSQSFEGETCALLVGATYNAMGLAQSRNFDVKVHKVNQAGSSSKEVSDVDVYENGILIHTIEVKDKTFTLEDVQHAINKAVMSGSKSLVFAVGPRGSLQGSSWAELTQWWSQRGVNLYFVNVLEHFVSTLSSVPSIDIRSVLEVINYHADQSKIKDDTFEHLVQCSKAVMS; from the coding sequence ATGAGTGTCGCAGTCAATTCAAGTCAAGCGAATATTGTTCTCAGGTCAGCAATTACTGATGTAACCCAAAATAGTTGGGTACCAAATAGCCTCCAATCGAAACAAATTGAGGATGTCATTCTTGGGACGCATCTTACATATCGTTATATATTAACAACAGGATTAATTGCGAAGGCAACCAATGAGAGTTGTAATGCTGTAACTCTACAAGCTGGTTCAAGTCTTCAAGGGGCTTATGATGCACGTTCGATTTGTCATGGTGTTTTGGTACCGATAGAGCGAGAGTTGCTTGGAGGAAGGCTAGGTGAGTCCAATGAACCTTTCTTGAATAAGCCAGCTCGTTATCCAGAGCTTTCGACTTCAAACGCAGTAAGAAGAGGGAATGATGCTCGATTACTAGAAACGACCATCAGTGTATTGAGTAGTCTTACTTCTTCAGAACATGCCTATCAGTGTTTAAAAGATTGTGTTTACTACATATTTCAGCGCAAATCTCGAAACTTGTCTGATTATCTAACCTCAAACGATTCTTCATTACAACAGACTTCTTTAATTCGCTTTGCTGATGAACTGCTAAGTCAGTCTTTTGAGGGGGAAACGTGTGCTCTTCTCGTTGGTGCTACATACAATGCCATGGGGCTTGCTCAGTCTAGAAATTTTGATGTAAAGGTTCATAAAGTGAATCAAGCTGGATCGTCATCTAAAGAAGTGTCGGATGTTGATGTATATGAAAATGGAATATTAATCCATACTATCGAAGTTAAAGACAAAACATTCACACTAGAAGATGTTCAGCACGCTATTAATAAGGCTGTTATGTCAGGAAGTAAGTCTCTAGTCTTTGCTGTTGGGCCAAGAGGGTCACTACAGGGGAGTAGTTGGGCAGAGTTGACCCAATGGTGGAGTCAACGAGGTGTTAACTTGTACTTCGTTAATGTTTTAGAACATTTTGTTTCGACCTTATCAAGCGTTCCAAGCATAGATATTCGTTCGGTTCTAGAGGTGATTAATTATCATGCGGATCAGTCTAAGATTAAAGATGATACATTTGAACATTTGGTGCAATGTTCAAAGGCTGTAATGTCTTAG
- a CDS encoding DNA cytosine methyltransferase, with protein sequence MPTAISMFAGAGGMDVGVVSAGFTVVAASELDPHASNTYRHNHPDTTLIEGDINDETNFEKLVAYEGVDLVVGGPPCQGFSVAGKMDKDDPRSKLVFSYCSVVERVKPKAFIMENVKALGSLAKFEAVREEIFRRMNKAGYNVTMNILNAKEFGVPQSRERVFFIGTKVGLPTVEMSAFNNYRVEAVSLREAILHLGRAGTTTNPNLTKAKITLATNPVLRKSPYAGMLFNGQGRPLNPDAWSSTLPASMGGNRTPIIDEDHLYDDKESWVEEYHRNLIAGNQDPEYKQVPPRLRRLTIDEAAILQTFPESYNFLGPQSKVFSQIGNAVPCKLAEVVARVVLDRIDKSSTTNECPKLENLELDLAI encoded by the coding sequence GTGCCAACAGCAATTTCAATGTTTGCAGGTGCAGGTGGAATGGATGTTGGCGTTGTTAGCGCTGGCTTTACTGTTGTCGCTGCATCAGAACTAGACCCACATGCATCAAATACATATCGTCATAACCATCCTGACACTACCTTAATCGAAGGTGATATTAATGATGAGACAAATTTCGAAAAATTGGTAGCTTACGAAGGTGTCGATCTTGTTGTAGGTGGCCCTCCATGCCAAGGATTTTCTGTTGCAGGAAAGATGGATAAAGATGATCCCCGCTCAAAACTGGTATTTTCATACTGCTCAGTTGTTGAACGAGTAAAGCCTAAGGCTTTTATCATGGAGAATGTTAAAGCACTAGGTTCGTTAGCTAAATTTGAAGCTGTTCGCGAAGAAATATTTAGACGAATGAATAAAGCTGGCTATAACGTTACCATGAACATTCTAAATGCGAAGGAATTCGGGGTACCTCAATCTCGAGAGCGTGTGTTTTTCATAGGTACTAAAGTCGGATTACCCACGGTCGAAATGTCAGCTTTCAATAATTATAGAGTAGAGGCAGTTTCACTTAGAGAGGCAATCTTACATTTAGGTCGCGCAGGCACGACAACAAACCCAAATTTAACAAAAGCAAAGATTACATTAGCCACTAATCCTGTTCTAAGAAAATCTCCGTATGCAGGAATGCTATTTAATGGTCAGGGCAGACCATTAAACCCTGACGCTTGGTCAAGTACACTTCCTGCAAGTATGGGGGGGAACAGAACACCAATTATTGATGAAGATCACTTGTACGATGACAAAGAATCTTGGGTTGAAGAATACCACCGCAATCTAATAGCAGGTAATCAGGATCCTGAATATAAGCAAGTACCACCGCGATTAAGGCGATTAACGATTGATGAAGCCGCAATTTTGCAAACGTTCCCCGAAAGCTATAATTTTTTAGGCCCTCAGTCTAAAGTATTTAGTCAAATTGGTAACGCAGTACCATGTAAACTTGCTGAAGTCGTTGCTCGAGTAGTTCTCGATAGAATTGATAAGAGCAGCACCACAAATGAGTGCCCTAAGCTTGAAAATTTAGAATTAGATCTTGCTATCTAA
- a CDS encoding chemotaxis protein CheX: MEVKYINPFLESFLNVISTMATIELSAGRPRIKQDEIALGDVSGLIGMISPQVKGSLSITFEKGLALKIMHNMLGECPDHINDEVTDMVGEITNMVCGGAKRILGEKGYQFEMATPMVVAGKEHHISHQAHGKKIILPFTSLNGKAFVEICFQENG, translated from the coding sequence ATGGAAGTTAAATACATCAATCCGTTTCTTGAGTCATTCTTGAACGTGATAAGCACTATGGCCACCATTGAGCTGTCGGCTGGCCGGCCGCGAATCAAGCAAGATGAGATAGCCCTTGGTGATGTGTCTGGGCTGATTGGCATGATTAGCCCACAAGTAAAAGGCTCGCTATCCATAACCTTTGAAAAAGGCTTAGCCCTTAAGATAATGCACAACATGCTGGGGGAGTGCCCCGACCATATCAATGATGAAGTAACAGATATGGTCGGTGAAATTACTAACATGGTGTGCGGCGGCGCCAAAAGGATTTTAGGCGAGAAAGGCTATCAGTTTGAAATGGCCACCCCTATGGTGGTGGCCGGTAAAGAGCATCATATTTCCCATCAAGCTCATGGCAAGAAAATTATCCTGCCCTTCACTAGCCTCAATGGCAAAGCTTTCGTCGAAATTTGTTTCCAAGAAAATGGTTAA
- a CDS encoding BamA/TamA family outer membrane protein, whose product MKSSYKTIFASVSLCLLTATAAPVLAQTGLAQAQLDQTQLEQAAATNAKSPPEFAAVPFVFSSENLSTAFGGAGVIKHAGQVQASIFGIGLYSSNDSYVTYLSANNYQLPGLEQWLFSAETYQAHFTEGVYYLPDNKGQEQRAITTGDESFTKLHARYVLPIGHGIHGAAPSMLPQTDISWDPRVSGVSSVKLTAFTRAQQLGIESMIPERTQGAELLLNWDNRDQANNSTQGGETSFTLRHGFEGRDAPSWTTWELEQSAFFSLSSNELFRQQVMALNLYLADTPSWNDTDNQGQAHRPPYYAGIGLGGFDRLRGYSAKRFSGRSALLYSMEYRVQPHWQPLQHWPVFEWYQVPWWQWVAFAEAGQVSDEFSAASLHQDMHWTLGTGVRFEVESIVVRAEIAKSQESTQFWVMVSQPF is encoded by the coding sequence TTGAAGTCTTCTTATAAAACCATCTTTGCTAGTGTTAGCTTGTGTTTATTAACGGCTACTGCTGCGCCTGTACTGGCGCAAACTGGATTAGCTCAAGCACAATTAGATCAAACACAATTAGAACAAGCCGCTGCTACCAATGCTAAGTCACCCCCTGAATTTGCGGCTGTGCCTTTTGTGTTTTCTAGTGAAAATCTCAGTACCGCCTTTGGTGGTGCTGGCGTGATTAAGCATGCTGGGCAAGTGCAAGCGAGTATTTTTGGCATCGGCCTTTATTCAAGTAATGACAGTTATGTTACTTATCTTTCAGCCAATAATTATCAGTTGCCAGGGCTTGAGCAATGGCTCTTTAGCGCAGAAACCTATCAAGCGCATTTTACGGAAGGCGTGTATTACTTACCTGATAATAAAGGGCAAGAACAGCGTGCAATCACTACAGGGGATGAATCCTTTACTAAGCTGCATGCCCGCTATGTATTACCTATAGGTCATGGCATTCATGGCGCGGCGCCAAGCATGTTGCCGCAAACGGATATTAGTTGGGACCCAAGAGTCTCTGGGGTATCTAGCGTTAAGTTAACCGCCTTTACGCGGGCGCAGCAGCTTGGCATAGAGTCTATGATTCCAGAGCGTACGCAAGGGGCTGAGTTACTCCTTAATTGGGATAATCGTGACCAAGCGAATAACAGTACACAAGGTGGTGAAACCAGTTTTACTCTGCGCCATGGCTTTGAAGGTAGAGACGCACCGTCATGGACCACGTGGGAGCTTGAGCAATCGGCCTTTTTTTCACTGAGTAGCAATGAGTTATTTCGCCAGCAAGTGATGGCGCTGAATTTGTATCTGGCCGATACCCCGAGCTGGAATGACACCGATAACCAAGGTCAAGCTCATCGACCGCCCTATTACGCTGGCATTGGTTTAGGCGGCTTTGATCGCCTGCGCGGTTATTCCGCTAAGCGTTTCAGCGGCCGCAGCGCCTTACTTTATAGTATGGAGTATCGGGTGCAACCCCATTGGCAACCATTGCAACACTGGCCTGTGTTTGAGTGGTATCAAGTGCCTTGGTGGCAATGGGTTGCGTTTGCAGAAGCGGGGCAAGTCAGCGATGAGTTTTCAGCGGCAAGTTTGCATCAAGACATGCACTGGACCCTAGGCACAGGTGTACGCTTTGAAGTGGAAAGCATAGTCGTGCGTGCTGAAATCGCGAAAAGCCAAGAAAGTACGCAATTCTGGGTGATGGTTAGTCAGCCGTTTTAA
- a CDS encoding IS3 family transposase (programmed frameshift) encodes MTTKKTRKTHTAEFKAEALKLAERVGVAEAARQLKIYESQLYNWRSAIEKKSTTSQREAELAAEVAKLKRQLADQAEDLAIPKKGGHLLREESKVERFEFMLEHQHQFRLKPMATVLGVTRSGYYAWRKSSKEPSTRLLKQHSRDEQIKAFFVQSKERSGARRIQVDLAEDGECANLKTIMNSMTRQNLVAKAARKFKTTTDSDHQLSVAPNLLEQNFDASGPNQKWVGDITYLMTSEGWLYLAVIIDLYSRAVIGWSMSNRMTAKLACDALTMAQFRRGFPKKVIVHSDRGSQYCSHAYRDLIEKNQLIQSMSRKACCWDNACAESFFHSLKVEAIQYEPIMDRETMKHTVFEYIEVDYNKTRRHSSLGYLSPENFELKIVLS; translated from the exons ATGACAACCAAAAAGACCCGCAAGACCCACACGGCTGAATTTAAAGCTGAAGCCCTGAAGTTAGCCGAACGTGTCGGTGTTGCTGAAGCCGCTAGGCAGCTCAAAATCTACGAATCACAACTTTATAACTGGCGCTCTGCCATTGAGAAGAAATCGACAACTAGCCAGCGCGAAGCCGAGCTTGCTGCTGAAGTTGCCAAGTTAAAACGCCAGTTAGCCGACCAAGCTGAGGATTTAGCCATTC CTAAAAAAGGCGGCCACCTACTTCGGGAAGAATCAAAAGTAGAACGATTCGAATTTATGCTCGAACACCAGCACCAGTTTCGCCTAAAGCCAATGGCGACAGTGCTTGGCGTGACGCGAAGTGGGTATTATGCCTGGCGAAAATCAAGCAAAGAGCCGAGTACACGCTTGCTCAAACAGCACAGCCGTGATGAGCAAATCAAAGCTTTTTTTGTCCAGAGCAAGGAACGCTCTGGCGCTCGGCGTATTCAAGTCGACCTCGCGGAAGATGGAGAATGCGCTAATTTGAAAACCATTATGAACAGCATGACAAGACAGAATTTAGTGGCTAAAGCAGCCCGTAAATTCAAAACAACAACTGACAGCGACCACCAGCTTTCGGTGGCGCCAAATCTGCTGGAGCAGAACTTCGATGCCAGCGGCCCGAACCAAAAATGGGTCGGTGATATCACGTATCTGATGACAAGCGAAGGCTGGCTATATCTGGCGGTGATTATCGATTTGTACTCGCGCGCCGTGATTGGCTGGTCGATGAGTAATCGCATGACGGCTAAGCTGGCTTGTGACGCGCTGACAATGGCGCAGTTTCGTCGTGGGTTTCCAAAAAAAGTGATTGTTCATAGTGACCGAGGCAGCCAATATTGTTCACATGCGTATCGAGATCTAATTGAAAAAAATCAGCTTATCCAAAGCATGAGCCGCAAAGCCTGCTGCTGGGACAACGCCTGTGCAGAGAGCTTCTTCCATTCACTGAAGGTTGAGGCCATTCAGTACGAGCCGATCATGGACCGGGAAACCATGAAGCACACAGTGTTTGAGTACATAGAAGTTGATTACAACAAAACCAGAAGGCATAGTTCACTTGGCTATTTAAGCCCTGAGAATTTTGAATTGAAAATAGTGCTTAGTTAA